One genomic region from uncultured Subdoligranulum sp. encodes:
- a CDS encoding Nif3-like dinuclear metal center hexameric protein — MSVTVQEILQELKTFAPPELACSWDNVGLLVDAGRPVDKVLTALDITAEVVQEAAASGCQLVVSHHPVIFHPMAQITAEDVPAMLLQKGISGICMHTNLDATAGGVNDTLADLLGISREDRRNFAENCGRIGTVTPTTTQAIARFCAEKLHSGVKYVDSGKPVTRLAEVSGGGGGYLQDAIDEGADCLVTGEAAHHIALLARQKGIGLVVAGHWGTEQGIADVLAARLQAAFPRLEVRHAAADTDPYTYLNV, encoded by the coding sequence ATGTCTGTAACGGTACAGGAAATTTTGCAGGAACTGAAAACCTTTGCCCCGCCGGAACTGGCCTGCAGCTGGGACAACGTGGGGCTGCTGGTGGACGCCGGCCGCCCGGTGGACAAGGTGCTCACGGCGCTGGACATCACGGCGGAGGTGGTGCAGGAAGCGGCGGCCTCGGGCTGCCAGCTGGTGGTCAGCCACCACCCGGTGATCTTCCATCCCATGGCGCAGATCACGGCGGAGGATGTCCCGGCCATGCTGCTGCAAAAGGGCATTTCGGGCATCTGCATGCACACCAACCTGGACGCCACCGCCGGCGGCGTCAACGATACGCTGGCGGACCTGCTGGGCATCTCCCGGGAGGACCGCCGCAACTTTGCGGAAAACTGCGGCCGCATCGGCACGGTGACCCCCACCACCACCCAGGCCATCGCCCGGTTCTGCGCGGAAAAGCTGCACAGCGGCGTCAAGTATGTGGACAGCGGCAAGCCGGTCACCCGGCTGGCGGAGGTCAGCGGTGGCGGCGGCGGATACCTGCAGGACGCCATCGACGAGGGCGCCGACTGCCTGGTCACCGGAGAGGCGGCCCACCACATTGCGCTGCTGGCCCGGCAGAAAGGAATCGGCCTGGTGGTGGCCGGCCACTGGGGCACCGAGCAGGGCATTGCCGATGTGCTGGCGGCCCGGCTGCAGGCGGCCTTCCCCCGGCTGGAGGTGCGCCATGCGGCGGCCGATACCGACCCTTATACTTATTTGAACGTTTGA
- a CDS encoding class I SAM-dependent methyltransferase has product MHTSNPPRLDARLAAAFAYVRPGHAAADIGCDHGKLSAALAGSGRCPLVLACDLRPDPLDKARRRCAPYGEKVQCRLGSGLSVVAPGEVEDIIIAGMGAETIIEILEAAPWVLDARYNLVLVPATKHSILRRWLARRGFALVAETLAQAAGRWYAVMNAQYAGTAHEPDGLECLCGKTEGQPGFGAYCAQQNVKLKKYRLGLAPGAEADAVDALIQELEKRSCL; this is encoded by the coding sequence TGCCCGTCTGGCGGCTGCCTTTGCCTATGTAAGGCCGGGGCATGCCGCGGCGGACATCGGCTGCGATCATGGCAAATTAAGCGCCGCACTGGCGGGCAGCGGTCGCTGCCCGCTTGTTTTGGCTTGTGACCTGCGCCCCGACCCGCTGGACAAGGCCCGCCGCCGCTGTGCCCCCTACGGGGAGAAGGTGCAGTGCCGGCTGGGCAGCGGCCTGTCGGTGGTGGCGCCCGGCGAGGTGGAGGATATCATCATCGCCGGCATGGGGGCCGAGACCATCATCGAGATCCTCGAGGCGGCGCCCTGGGTGTTGGATGCCCGCTACAACCTGGTGCTGGTGCCGGCCACCAAGCACAGCATTCTGCGGCGGTGGCTGGCCCGCCGGGGCTTTGCCCTGGTTGCCGAGACGCTGGCCCAGGCGGCGGGGCGGTGGTATGCCGTCATGAATGCGCAGTATGCCGGCACGGCCCATGAACCGGACGGCCTGGAATGCCTCTGCGGCAAAACCGAGGGCCAGCCCGGTTTCGGGGCGTACTGCGCCCAGCAGAATGTGAAACTGAAAAAATACCGTCTGGGGCTTGCCCCCGGCGCCGAGGCCGACGCGGTGGACGCCCTGATACAAGAATTGGAGAAACGCTCATGTCTGTAA